One segment of Theobroma cacao cultivar B97-61/B2 chromosome 9, Criollo_cocoa_genome_V2, whole genome shotgun sequence DNA contains the following:
- the LOC18587938 gene encoding eukaryotic translation initiation factor 3 subunit L isoform X1 yields the protein MATNYDYEEAPANYDETHRQDLGYDPNFVPDSVKSFVGHLYRHIREKNVYEIHQMYEISFQTLSDRLFKDTPWPSVDAVAHYVDNDQVFCLLYREMWFRHLYARLSPTLKQRIDSWDNYCSLFQVVLHRVVNMQLPNQWLWDMVDEFVYQFQSFCQYRAKMKNKSEQEIALLRQYDQAWNVYGVLNYLQAFVEKSNIMQILEQEKEGLEQFTATDGYDYSGGSNVLKVLGYFSMVGLLRVHCLLGDYQTGLKCLFPIDISQQGVYTSVIGSHITTIYHYGFANLMLRRYVEAIREFNKILLYIYKTKQFHQKSPQYEQILKKNEQMYALLAICLSLCPQVKLVEETVNSQLREKYGEKMARMQRYDDEAFAIYDELFSYACPKFITPSAPSFEEPLVNYNQDAYRLQLKLFLYEVKQQQLLSGVRTFLKVYSTISLGKLANYMEVDEPTLRTILLTYKHKTHAVDSDGKIISNADVDFYIDDSHSTLLQDMIHVVESKPVKRYGDYFLRQVVKLEGVINDMDRIKLE from the exons ATGGCAACCAACTACGATTACGAGGAGGCCCCAGCCAACTACGACGAAACCCACCGCCAAGACCTCGGCTACGACCCCAACTTCGTCCCCGACTCCGTCAAGTCATTCGTAGGCCACCTATACCGTCACATTCGCGAGAAAAATGTCTACGAGATTCACCAGATGTACGAGATCTCATTCCAGACCCTCTCGGACCGTCTCTTCAAAGACACTCCCTGGCCCTCCGTCGACGCCGTCGCTCATTACGTCGACAACGACCAAGTATTTTGCCTCCTTTACCGTGAGATGTGGTTTCGCCACCTCTATGCTCGCCTTTCTCCCACTCTCAAGCAGAGGATAGATTCTTGGGATAATTATTGTAGCCTCTTTCag GTGGTGTTGCATAGGGTAGTTAACATGCAGTTACCAAATCAATGGTTATGGGACATGGTGGATGAATTTGTGTACCAGTTCCAGAGTTTCTGTCAATACAGAGCCAAAATGAAGAACAAAAGTGAGCAGGAAATCGCGCTTCTGAGGCAATATGATCAG GCGTGGAATGTGTATGGGGTGCTTAACTACTTGCAAGCCTTTGTGGAGAAGTCGAATATTATGCAGATATTAGAGCAGGAGAAGGAGGGTCTTGAACAATTTACTGCTACTGATGGGTATGATTACAGTGGTGGAAGCAATGTCTTGAAGGTGTTGGGATACTTCAGTATGGTGGGTTTGTTACGTGTACATTGCCTGTTGGGTGATTACCAAACCGGGCTCAAGTGCTTGTTTCCTATTGACATTAGTCAACAAGGTGTTTACACCAGTGTTATTGGAAGtcacattacaaccatatatcaTTATGGTTTTGCCAATCTCATGTTGAGGAG gtATGTGGAGGCTATTCGTGAATTCAATAAGATTCTCTTGTACATTTACAAGACCAAGCAGTTTCATCAGAAATCTCCGCAGTATGAACAGATACTGAAAAAGAATGAACAGATGTATGCCTTGCTGGCAATATGTCTTTCACTTTGCCCCCAAGTGAAGCTTGTTGAGGAGACTGTGAACTCTCAATTGCGGGAGAAATATGGTGAAAAGATGGCTAGGATGCAAAGATATGACGATGAAGCTTTTGCCATCTATGATGAGCTCTTCTCATATGCATGTCCCAAGTTTATTACCCCTTCAGCTCCAAGTTTTGAGGAGCCCCTTGTAAATTACAACCAG GATGCCTACAGACTTCAGTTGAAGCTGTTTCTTTATGAAGTGAAGCAGCAACAGTTGTTATCAGGTGTCCGGACTTTTCTTAAAGTGTATTCAACTATATCACTTGGGAAGCTTGCAAATTACATGGAAGTGGATGAGCCCACTCTGAG GACTATCTTGTTGACATACAAGCACAAAACTCATGCTGTTGATTCTGATGGAAAGATTATCTCTAATGCTGATGTGGACTTCTACATTGATGAt
- the LOC18587938 gene encoding eukaryotic translation initiation factor 3 subunit L isoform X2 — protein MATNYDYEEAPANYDETHRQDLGYDPNFVPDSVKSFVGHLYRHIREKNVYEIHQMYEISFQTLSDRLFKDTPWPSVDAVAHYVDNDQVFCLLYREMWFRHLYARLSPTLKQRIDSWDNYCSLFQVVLHRVVNMQLPNQWLWDMVDEFVYQFQSFCQYRAKMKNKSEQEIALLRQYDQAWNVYGVLNYLQAFVEKSNIMQILEQEKEGLEQFTATDGYDYSGGSNVLKVLGYFSMVGLLRVHCLLGDYQTGLKCLFPIDISQQGVYTSVIGSHITTIYHYGFANLMLRRYVEAIREFNKILLYIYKTKQFHQKSPQYEQILKKNEQMYALLAICLSLCPQVKLVEETVNSQLREKYGEKMARMQRYDDEAFAIYDELFSYACPKFITPSAPSFEEPLVNYNQDAYRLQLKLFLYEVKQQQLLSGVRTFLKVYSTISLGKLANYMEVDEPTLRTILLTYKHKTHAVDSDGKIISNADVDFYIDDDMIHVVESKPVKRYGDYFLRQVVKLEGVINDMDRIKLE, from the exons ATGGCAACCAACTACGATTACGAGGAGGCCCCAGCCAACTACGACGAAACCCACCGCCAAGACCTCGGCTACGACCCCAACTTCGTCCCCGACTCCGTCAAGTCATTCGTAGGCCACCTATACCGTCACATTCGCGAGAAAAATGTCTACGAGATTCACCAGATGTACGAGATCTCATTCCAGACCCTCTCGGACCGTCTCTTCAAAGACACTCCCTGGCCCTCCGTCGACGCCGTCGCTCATTACGTCGACAACGACCAAGTATTTTGCCTCCTTTACCGTGAGATGTGGTTTCGCCACCTCTATGCTCGCCTTTCTCCCACTCTCAAGCAGAGGATAGATTCTTGGGATAATTATTGTAGCCTCTTTCag GTGGTGTTGCATAGGGTAGTTAACATGCAGTTACCAAATCAATGGTTATGGGACATGGTGGATGAATTTGTGTACCAGTTCCAGAGTTTCTGTCAATACAGAGCCAAAATGAAGAACAAAAGTGAGCAGGAAATCGCGCTTCTGAGGCAATATGATCAG GCGTGGAATGTGTATGGGGTGCTTAACTACTTGCAAGCCTTTGTGGAGAAGTCGAATATTATGCAGATATTAGAGCAGGAGAAGGAGGGTCTTGAACAATTTACTGCTACTGATGGGTATGATTACAGTGGTGGAAGCAATGTCTTGAAGGTGTTGGGATACTTCAGTATGGTGGGTTTGTTACGTGTACATTGCCTGTTGGGTGATTACCAAACCGGGCTCAAGTGCTTGTTTCCTATTGACATTAGTCAACAAGGTGTTTACACCAGTGTTATTGGAAGtcacattacaaccatatatcaTTATGGTTTTGCCAATCTCATGTTGAGGAG gtATGTGGAGGCTATTCGTGAATTCAATAAGATTCTCTTGTACATTTACAAGACCAAGCAGTTTCATCAGAAATCTCCGCAGTATGAACAGATACTGAAAAAGAATGAACAGATGTATGCCTTGCTGGCAATATGTCTTTCACTTTGCCCCCAAGTGAAGCTTGTTGAGGAGACTGTGAACTCTCAATTGCGGGAGAAATATGGTGAAAAGATGGCTAGGATGCAAAGATATGACGATGAAGCTTTTGCCATCTATGATGAGCTCTTCTCATATGCATGTCCCAAGTTTATTACCCCTTCAGCTCCAAGTTTTGAGGAGCCCCTTGTAAATTACAACCAG GATGCCTACAGACTTCAGTTGAAGCTGTTTCTTTATGAAGTGAAGCAGCAACAGTTGTTATCAGGTGTCCGGACTTTTCTTAAAGTGTATTCAACTATATCACTTGGGAAGCTTGCAAATTACATGGAAGTGGATGAGCCCACTCTGAG GACTATCTTGTTGACATACAAGCACAAAACTCATGCTGTTGATTCTGATGGAAAGATTATCTCTAATGCTGATGTGGACTTCTACATTGATGAt
- the LOC18587939 gene encoding uncharacterized protein LOC18587939 isoform X1, with protein MAIIGDALRQAFMPKHEYESLREEDKAWTKLQRPILIGSIGIVCLAIFVCTVISLKIVFPGDDLKRPFCDDRRLQPLPVNVKGGGGGDSDLLPGAFSLTDQETVDYYWMVVFVPSMIIFLASVLYLVAGITVAYAAPTRHGCLKVVENNYCASKRGGVRCLSILNVVFAIIFGLLALFLGSSLLTLGSSCSLPLFWCYEIGSWGLVILYAGTAIFLRRRAAIILDEGEFGSRNLGLEMLEANPLEVTPDVERRVNEGFKAWMGSSLLSSDDEDEPETYHDAPHLTRTASNRQRV; from the exons ATGGCGATCATTGGCGACGCGCTACGGCAAGCGTTTATGCCGAAGCACGAGTACGAGAGCCTAagagaggaagacaaagctTGGACGAAGCTTCAAAGACCGATCTTAATAGGTTCTATTGGGATCGTTTGTCTCGCGATCTTTGTTTGCACAGTTATAAGCTTGAAGATCGTGTTTCCGGGAGATGATTTGAAGCGACCGTTTTGCGACGACCGGAGACTACAGCCTTTGCCGGTGAATGTGAAAGGAGGAGGTGGTGGCGATTCGGATCTGTTGCCCGGAGCGTTTTCTTTGACTGATCAAGAGACTGTGGATTACTATTGGATGGTTGTGTTTGTTCCATCCATGATCATTTTCTTGGCTTCGGTTCTGTATCTTGTAGCAG GAATTACTGTTGCTTATGCAGCTCCAACAAGGCATGGATGTTTAAAGGTGGTTGAGAATAATTACTGTGCTTCAAAAAGAG GCGGGGTTCGTTGCCTGTCCATTTTGAATGTGGTTTTTGCCATCATCTTCGGtcttcttgctttgttcttgggTTCAAGCCTCCTCACATTAGGGAGCAGCTGCTCATTGCCCTTGTTTTGGTGCTATGAGATTGGTTCGTGGGGGCTGGTGATTCTATATGCAGGAACTGCCATCTTCTTAAGGAGGAGAGCTGCCATAATTCTTGATGAAGGAGAGTTTGGTAGTCGAAATCTTGGTTTAGAAATGTTAGAGGCTAACCCCTTGGAAGTGACCCCAGATGTGGAAAGGCGTGTTAATGAAGGCTTCAAAGCATGGATGGGATCATCCCTCCTATCGTCTGACGATGAAGATGAACCTGAGACTTATCATGACGCACCTCATTTAACACGTACAGCTTCTAACAGGCAGAGAGTGTGA
- the LOC18587939 gene encoding uncharacterized protein LOC18587939 isoform X2, translated as MAIIGDALRQAFMPKHEYESLREEDKAWTKLQRPILIGSIGIVCLAIFVCTVISLKIVFPGDDLKRPFCDDRRLQPLPVNVKGGGGGDSDLLPGAFSLTDQETVDYYWMVVFVPSMIIFLASVLYLVAAPTRHGCLKVVENNYCASKRGGVRCLSILNVVFAIIFGLLALFLGSSLLTLGSSCSLPLFWCYEIGSWGLVILYAGTAIFLRRRAAIILDEGEFGSRNLGLEMLEANPLEVTPDVERRVNEGFKAWMGSSLLSSDDEDEPETYHDAPHLTRTASNRQRV; from the exons ATGGCGATCATTGGCGACGCGCTACGGCAAGCGTTTATGCCGAAGCACGAGTACGAGAGCCTAagagaggaagacaaagctTGGACGAAGCTTCAAAGACCGATCTTAATAGGTTCTATTGGGATCGTTTGTCTCGCGATCTTTGTTTGCACAGTTATAAGCTTGAAGATCGTGTTTCCGGGAGATGATTTGAAGCGACCGTTTTGCGACGACCGGAGACTACAGCCTTTGCCGGTGAATGTGAAAGGAGGAGGTGGTGGCGATTCGGATCTGTTGCCCGGAGCGTTTTCTTTGACTGATCAAGAGACTGTGGATTACTATTGGATGGTTGTGTTTGTTCCATCCATGATCATTTTCTTGGCTTCGGTTCTGTATCTTGTAGCAG CTCCAACAAGGCATGGATGTTTAAAGGTGGTTGAGAATAATTACTGTGCTTCAAAAAGAG GCGGGGTTCGTTGCCTGTCCATTTTGAATGTGGTTTTTGCCATCATCTTCGGtcttcttgctttgttcttgggTTCAAGCCTCCTCACATTAGGGAGCAGCTGCTCATTGCCCTTGTTTTGGTGCTATGAGATTGGTTCGTGGGGGCTGGTGATTCTATATGCAGGAACTGCCATCTTCTTAAGGAGGAGAGCTGCCATAATTCTTGATGAAGGAGAGTTTGGTAGTCGAAATCTTGGTTTAGAAATGTTAGAGGCTAACCCCTTGGAAGTGACCCCAGATGTGGAAAGGCGTGTTAATGAAGGCTTCAAAGCATGGATGGGATCATCCCTCCTATCGTCTGACGATGAAGATGAACCTGAGACTTATCATGACGCACCTCATTTAACACGTACAGCTTCTAACAGGCAGAGAGTGTGA